The DNA segment GCGATTATTCTGGCCGCCGGCAAGGGCACCCGGATGCGATCCGCACGCGCCAAGGTGCTGCACGAGATCGCAGGCGAGCCGATGATCGCGCGCGTGATTCGATCGGTGCGCGCGCTCGCGCCGGATCCGCTGGTGGTCGTCGTGGGGCATCAGGCAGCCGAGGTCGAGGCGGCAGTCGCTGCCAGCGATGCAACGTCGTCATGCAGATTCGCGCTCCAGGAGCCGCAGCGCGGCACCGGCGACAGCGCACGATGCGGGCTCAGCGAGATTGCTCCGACGTTCAACGGCGAGGTGCTGATTACGTACGGCGATATGCCGAGCATTTCGCCGGCGACACTGCGGGACTTTGTCGAGTCCCATCGCCAAAGCGGCGCGAAGTTGTCCTTCATCAGCATCAGGCTTGCCGATCCTGCGGCATACGGCCGCGTGATTAGAGACAGCGCGGGCCGCGTGATATCGATCAGGGAAGCACGCGACGCGTCGCCCGCCGAGCGCGCGATCGGCGAAATCAACACTGGCGTTTACCTGGTCGAGGCATCGTTGCTGCGCTCTGCGTTGGCAAATCTGAAACCCAACAATGCGCAAAAGGAATACTACCTGACCGACATTGTCGCGGACGCGGTGAGTCGCGGCGAAAAAGTTGCAGCGTGGATTGCGCACGATCCGGCTGAGTTCGCCGGAATCAATTCGCGCGAGGAGTTGGCATCGATGGAAAAGCAAACTCGCGAGACGATTAACCGTAAGCTGATGGATGCGGGCGTGACCTTAATCGATCCTGCGACCGCGTACATCTCGGAGCAGGCCGCGATTGCGCCTGACTGCGTGATCGGGCCCAACGTGCAAATCCTCGGCAAATGCAAAATCGGCGCGGGCGTGAAAATGGATGGCACCGCGTGGCTGTCGAACGTCACCGTCGGCGCGCGTAGTCACTTGAAGCTCGGCGTGCGCGCGGAGGATTGCACCATCGGCGAGGATTGCGACATCGGACCCTTCGCGCATCTGCGCGCCGGCACCGAGCTCCTCGGGCACAATCGGATCGGCAATTTCGTCGAGACCAAGAAAGCGCGGCTCGGCCATGGCAGCAAGGCGAGCCACCTCAGCTATTTGGGCGATGCGACGATCGGCG comes from the Candidatus Binatus sp. genome and includes:
- the glmU gene encoding bifunctional UDP-N-acetylglucosamine diphosphorylase/glucosamine-1-phosphate N-acetyltransferase GlmU, producing MSVAAIILAAGKGTRMRSARAKVLHEIAGEPMIARVIRSVRALAPDPLVVVVGHQAAEVEAAVAASDATSSCRFALQEPQRGTGDSARCGLSEIAPTFNGEVLITYGDMPSISPATLRDFVESHRQSGAKLSFISIRLADPAAYGRVIRDSAGRVISIREARDASPAERAIGEINTGVYLVEASLLRSALANLKPNNAQKEYYLTDIVADAVSRGEKVAAWIAHDPAEFAGINSREELASMEKQTRETINRKLMDAGVTLIDPATAYISEQAAIAPDCVIGPNVQILGKCKIGAGVKMDGTAWLSNVTVGARSHLKLGVRAEDCTIGEDCDIGPFAHLRAGTELLGHNRIGNFVETKKARLGHGSKASHLSYLGDATIGDDTNVGCGVITVNYDGYEKHHTTIGDRCMVGCDTQLVAPVKVGDDVYVASGTTILREVPNGALAMSHHPQREKLGWVANWRRRHNDTRAVNGEHQAEIKSK